The Geothrix sp. genome has a window encoding:
- a CDS encoding ABC transporter ATP-binding protein, whose amino-acid sequence MIAFENLEVRYAATAAPALKGLTLALDRGIVGLLGPNGSGKSTLLKTLLGLLTPSRGSGTVLGVGLGAPEAARLRARIGYMPEYDALIEDTSAYEQVAFWGELSGLAPESARDRAHEVLYFVGLDEARYRPVSGYSTGMRQRVKLAQALVHSPELIFLDEPTNGLDPDGRRRMLDLVLRVHAELGTGVILASHLLGDVERVADQLVILDQGQIKAAGSMAGLRKALARRVELRFLDSLDAAQEAALAELGTVLEGRNGLYDLELVEADPTAAFRWAENHGATLVQLTPRHDRLDEVLLRALHGAPAAVGTGA is encoded by the coding sequence TTGATCGCCTTCGAAAACCTGGAAGTGCGCTACGCCGCCACGGCCGCACCCGCCCTGAAGGGCCTGACCCTCGCCCTGGACCGCGGCATCGTGGGCCTGCTGGGTCCCAACGGCTCCGGCAAGTCCACGCTGCTGAAGACCCTGCTGGGCCTCTTGACGCCCTCCCGGGGTTCCGGCACGGTGCTGGGGGTTGGCCTGGGGGCGCCCGAGGCTGCACGGTTGCGGGCCCGCATCGGCTACATGCCCGAGTACGATGCCCTCATCGAGGACACCTCGGCCTACGAGCAGGTGGCCTTCTGGGGTGAGCTGAGCGGTCTCGCGCCGGAATCCGCCCGGGATCGCGCCCACGAAGTGCTCTACTTCGTGGGGCTCGACGAGGCCCGCTACCGGCCGGTGAGCGGCTATTCCACCGGCATGCGGCAGCGGGTGAAGCTGGCCCAGGCCCTGGTGCACAGCCCCGAGCTGATCTTCCTGGACGAACCCACCAACGGCCTCGATCCCGACGGTCGCCGCCGCATGCTGGATCTCGTGCTGCGGGTCCACGCGGAGCTGGGCACGGGCGTCATCCTGGCCTCGCACCTGTTGGGCGATGTGGAGCGCGTGGCCGACCAGCTGGTGATCCTCGACCAGGGCCAGATCAAGGCGGCAGGCTCCATGGCTGGATTGCGGAAGGCCCTGGCGCGTCGCGTGGAGCTGCGTTTCCTCGATTCGCTGGACGCGGCCCAGGAAGCCGCCTTGGCGGAGCTGGGCACCGTGCTGGAAGGCCGGAACGGCCTCTACGACCTGGAACTGGTCGAGGCGGACCCCACGGCTGCCTTCCGCTGGGCCGAGAACCATGGCGCCACCCTGGTGCAGCTCACGCCGCGCCACGATCGCCTGGATGAAGTGCTGCTGCGGGCCCTCCACGGGGCTCCGGCGGCCGTTGGAACGGGAGCCTGA
- a CDS encoding ABC transporter ATP-binding protein translates to MISLDRASLRYGPILGLSPTTFELPDGGGITGLLGPNGAGKSSLLQLLSGLLPPSGGEVKIFGEAPFRNPAVLARLGLVPEGDRLPSGLRADRWLHMMGELSGLSGEDLKAAVSRALDTVGMADRAHLPFARMSKGMRQRIRLAQALLHEPQLLILDEPFNGLDPEARLTLMALLRDLATKGARVLVSSHILGEIAQLTDRILLLFRGRLLAEGTVTEIRQLLDRHPVELRLTGEAQVLARWAVEQPELAALRMEDGAVVISVSSPRDILPRLQKAAAEGGIPLRALDPLDLNLDAVFQYLTKDHA, encoded by the coding sequence ATGATCTCCCTCGACCGCGCCTCCCTCCGCTACGGCCCCATCCTCGGCCTCAGCCCCACCACCTTCGAGCTGCCGGATGGCGGCGGCATCACGGGCCTGCTGGGCCCCAATGGTGCCGGCAAGTCCTCGCTGCTGCAGCTCCTTTCCGGCCTGCTGCCGCCTTCAGGCGGCGAGGTGAAGATCTTCGGCGAGGCCCCTTTCCGCAATCCCGCCGTGCTCGCCCGCCTGGGGCTCGTGCCCGAAGGCGACCGGCTGCCCTCGGGCCTGCGCGCCGATCGCTGGCTTCACATGATGGGCGAGCTCTCGGGACTGTCGGGCGAAGACCTGAAGGCCGCCGTGAGCCGGGCCCTGGACACCGTGGGCATGGCCGACCGCGCCCACCTTCCGTTCGCACGGATGTCCAAGGGCATGCGGCAGCGCATCCGCCTGGCCCAGGCCCTGCTGCACGAGCCGCAGCTGCTCATTCTCGACGAGCCCTTCAACGGGCTGGACCCGGAAGCCCGCCTCACGCTCATGGCCCTGCTGCGGGATCTGGCCACCAAGGGCGCGCGGGTCCTGGTTTCGAGCCACATCCTCGGCGAGATCGCCCAGCTCACGGACCGCATCCTCCTGCTGTTCCGGGGCCGCCTGCTGGCCGAGGGCACGGTCACGGAAATCCGCCAGCTGCTGGATCGCCACCCGGTGGAGTTGCGCCTTACGGGGGAGGCCCAGGTGCTGGCCCGCTGGGCGGTGGAGCAGCCGGAACTGGCGGCCCTGCGCATGGAGGACGGCGCCGTGGTGATCTCGGTGAGTTCCCCCAGGGACATCCTGCCCCGCCTGCAGAAGGCCGCAGCCGAAGGCGGCATCCCCCTGCGCGCCCTGGACCCCCTGGACCTGAACCTGGATGCGGTCTTCCAGTATCTCACCAAGGATCATGCCTAA